In Oceaniferula flava, one genomic interval encodes:
- a CDS encoding Amuc_1098 family type IV pilus outer membrane protein, which translates to MDNLSLSYRRKITRAGLACVLGACSPQILPPLAAQESVVQQEMNRRAENSRQAYDLLKTGDAAYQKQDYEAAVKDYSRAFDLLPKAARTEEIRVIAAERYATSATERARKLAKTGDYAAARTLLDTVLKPEIAPTHMGALKLRQQIDDPIRYNHALTPEHVQDVVKVGRNLREAEGFFQLGQYDRALTIYKSVLRTDPYNKAARRGMERVVTAKTDYFRAANDHTRAELLSQVDQAWETYVAPSDSTPDPIEFNQPSDLAPDTRDRLAGIVVDVVDLDNVSVEEALDFVRLQSRLADAPGPNGEASGINVVFNPGLPDSDTARSIGASRINLKARSLPISKLLDYIADQSGTQWRTDGVGVIVTPLGSTDATLSSRTFRVPPNFLSSAATKESADEGNIFDSGNDNNGEGLLKKRISITEFLKQNGVSFPEGASATYTRSNNLLTVRNTPDNIDLVDQLVSIIAGEAPIQVKIQTSMIRVSETKLKELGFDWAITPWSINQNLFMGGGSVGNGSDLGSLGSIDIGGNGVTSGNRSGNSATTSDSIDALISEASGGTSGSTSSRAPGILSLTYIGSGVQVQMMMRGLDQNKGTDVMVNPSVVSRSGERSKIEIKREFIYPTEYEPPELPNSIGNSTLSTGIFPVTPATPTAFETRNVGVTLEVEPTVSADKNFIELSLRPELVEFQGFVNYGSPIYALTDTGLLSSGDTEPLTLNSILMPVFKTIRMPNSAVTIQDGATVVLGGLMTSRKSKVEDKTPILGDIPYVGRLFRSEAESTFNEAVIISVHVELVDPTGKPWRNR; encoded by the coding sequence ATGGATAATCTTAGTCTCTCATACCGGAGGAAAATCACGCGTGCTGGCTTGGCATGTGTGTTAGGAGCATGCTCGCCTCAAATCTTACCACCGCTGGCCGCGCAGGAATCTGTTGTACAGCAGGAAATGAACCGCCGTGCCGAGAACTCCCGTCAGGCATATGACCTGCTGAAGACAGGTGACGCCGCCTATCAAAAACAAGATTACGAGGCCGCCGTAAAAGATTACTCACGTGCTTTTGACCTTCTCCCCAAGGCCGCCAGAACGGAAGAAATTCGTGTCATCGCCGCAGAACGCTACGCCACCTCCGCCACGGAACGCGCCCGCAAACTGGCCAAGACCGGTGATTACGCCGCCGCACGCACGTTACTAGATACCGTGCTGAAGCCAGAGATCGCCCCCACTCATATGGGTGCCTTGAAGCTGCGCCAGCAAATCGACGACCCGATCCGTTACAACCACGCGCTGACTCCAGAGCACGTTCAGGATGTTGTCAAAGTCGGCAGAAACCTGCGCGAAGCAGAAGGCTTTTTCCAGCTCGGTCAATACGACCGCGCACTGACCATTTACAAATCGGTCCTAAGAACTGACCCCTACAACAAAGCCGCTCGCCGCGGTATGGAACGGGTAGTCACAGCAAAAACCGATTATTTCCGTGCCGCCAATGACCACACTCGTGCCGAGCTTCTCAGCCAAGTGGATCAAGCATGGGAAACCTACGTAGCTCCGAGCGACAGCACTCCGGATCCGATCGAGTTCAACCAACCATCCGATCTCGCCCCCGACACCCGTGACCGTCTAGCAGGCATCGTTGTCGACGTGGTGGATCTCGACAACGTTTCCGTGGAAGAAGCTCTCGACTTCGTCCGTCTGCAGAGCCGCCTCGCCGACGCCCCCGGTCCAAACGGCGAAGCCAGTGGCATCAACGTCGTGTTTAACCCCGGCCTGCCAGATTCTGACACCGCCAGAAGCATCGGTGCATCAAGAATTAACCTGAAGGCACGCAGCCTACCTATTTCCAAACTACTCGACTACATCGCCGATCAAAGCGGCACTCAGTGGCGCACTGACGGTGTTGGCGTGATTGTCACCCCCCTGGGCAGCACAGACGCCACACTCAGCAGCCGCACTTTCCGCGTCCCACCAAATTTCCTGAGCTCTGCAGCAACGAAGGAGTCCGCCGATGAAGGCAACATCTTCGACAGCGGCAATGACAACAACGGCGAAGGACTGCTGAAAAAACGCATCTCCATCACCGAGTTCCTCAAACAGAATGGTGTCAGCTTTCCTGAGGGAGCCTCCGCGACATACACGCGCTCGAACAACCTCCTCACGGTTCGCAACACACCTGATAATATTGATCTCGTTGATCAGCTTGTCTCCATCATTGCCGGAGAAGCTCCCATTCAGGTAAAAATCCAGACCAGCATGATCCGCGTGAGCGAGACCAAGCTCAAGGAACTCGGGTTCGACTGGGCAATCACCCCTTGGTCCATCAACCAAAACCTCTTCATGGGTGGCGGATCTGTCGGAAACGGCAGTGATCTGGGATCCCTCGGCTCAATCGACATCGGAGGCAACGGCGTTACCTCTGGTAACCGTAGCGGTAACAGCGCTACCACATCCGACTCCATCGACGCCCTGATTAGCGAAGCTAGTGGCGGCACTTCCGGTTCTACATCTAGTCGGGCACCCGGCATTCTTTCTCTGACTTACATCGGCAGCGGCGTCCAGGTGCAGATGATGATGCGCGGTCTGGACCAAAACAAAGGAACCGATGTCATGGTGAACCCATCCGTCGTCTCTCGTAGCGGCGAACGGTCCAAGATCGAGATCAAACGGGAATTCATCTACCCCACAGAATACGAACCACCAGAACTTCCTAACTCCATCGGCAACAGCACGCTGAGCACCGGCATCTTCCCTGTCACCCCCGCTACCCCCACAGCCTTCGAGACCCGAAATGTCGGCGTCACGCTGGAAGTGGAGCCTACGGTAAGTGCAGATAAAAACTTCATCGAGCTTTCGCTTCGCCCTGAGCTCGTCGAATTCCAAGGGTTCGTGAACTATGGATCTCCCATCTACGCACTGACCGATACCGGACTGCTCTCTAGCGGAGACACTGAGCCTCTGACTCTGAACAGCATTCTCATGCCCGTGTTCAAAACCATCCGCATGCCTAACAGCGCCGTCACCATTCAGGATGGTGCCACCGTCGTGCTCGGAGGGTTGATGACCAGCCGCAAATCCAAGGTAGAAGATAAAACGCCCATTCTAGGCGATATCCCCTACGTAGGTCGCTTGTTCCGCTCCGAAGCAGAATCCACCTTCAATGAAGCTGTTATCATTAGCGTGCACGTAGAACTGGTAGACCCTACAGGTAAACCTTGGCGCAATCGCTAA
- the nuoB gene encoding NADH-quinone oxidoreductase subunit NuoB, which produces MVTSTDTQSSADTLESAQAALTHAAFDSKIEGNIVFTRVDAAINWMRKNSLWPMPMGLACCAIELMATASSRFDISRFGAEVMRFSPRQSDVMIVAGTVTYKMALAVKRVWDQMPEPKWCIAMGACASSGGMYRSYAVLQGIDQLIPVDVYISGCPPRPEALIEGLMKLQKKIETEEPTKVQKQVTPDA; this is translated from the coding sequence ATGGTTACATCCACTGATACCCAGAGTTCCGCTGACACCTTAGAAAGTGCGCAAGCAGCGCTGACCCATGCGGCTTTCGATTCGAAGATTGAAGGCAACATTGTCTTCACCCGTGTCGATGCGGCGATTAACTGGATGCGGAAAAACTCACTGTGGCCAATGCCGATGGGGCTGGCCTGTTGTGCTATTGAGCTGATGGCCACCGCGTCCTCACGCTTTGATATCTCCCGCTTTGGTGCGGAGGTGATGCGCTTTTCCCCGCGTCAGAGTGACGTCATGATCGTCGCTGGCACCGTCACTTATAAGATGGCGCTCGCCGTCAAGCGAGTCTGGGATCAGATGCCCGAGCCGAAGTGGTGCATTGCCATGGGCGCTTGTGCCTCCAGTGGCGGTATGTATCGCAGCTACGCCGTGCTACAGGGGATCGATCAGTTGATTCCTGTGGATGTCTATATTTCCGGCTGCCCGCCGCGCCCCGAGGCCCTCATCGAGGGTTTGATGAAACTTCAGAAGAAGATCGAAACCGAGGAACCGACCAAGGTGCAGAAGCAAGTGACACCTGACGCCTAA
- a CDS encoding NADH-quinone oxidoreductase subunit C has product MTAQEAAEQVLKKFTTATSVEFRGEHSVTVPLDDFRAVMEFANRELGLNFLLDASSVDNTGEDPRFVVVYELATVDDSVHLRVKVAIDEGVEVPTVSDIWATADWHEREIYDMMGIRFSGHPDLRRILMWEGYPFHPLRKEFPLAGKPSEMPDVAFTGEAPLAGGPFVTSPGAGSKVKAEPRAR; this is encoded by the coding sequence ATGACTGCCCAAGAAGCTGCCGAACAAGTTCTCAAGAAATTCACCACCGCCACCAGTGTGGAGTTCCGGGGTGAGCACAGCGTCACCGTCCCGCTGGATGATTTTCGCGCGGTGATGGAGTTTGCCAACCGTGAACTGGGGCTGAATTTTTTGCTCGATGCTTCCAGCGTCGATAACACCGGGGAGGATCCCCGTTTTGTGGTCGTCTATGAACTGGCCACGGTGGACGATTCCGTGCATCTGCGGGTCAAGGTTGCTATCGACGAGGGGGTGGAAGTGCCCACTGTCTCCGACATCTGGGCTACTGCGGATTGGCACGAACGTGAAATTTACGACATGATGGGGATCCGCTTTTCCGGTCACCCCGACCTGCGCCGTATCTTAATGTGGGAAGGGTATCCGTTCCACCCGCTGCGTAAGGAGTTCCCGTTGGCTGGAAAGCCGAGTGAAATGCCAGACGTCGCCTTCACCGGTGAGGCTCCCTTGGCAGGCGGTCCCTTCGTGACTTCGCCGGGTGCCGGGTCCAAGGTCAAGGCGGAGCCTCGTGCTCGCTAG
- a CDS encoding rhomboid family intramembrane serine protease yields MPPPEIPQDTPKLPWLPRVRVRLPGLDLATCLVVLLVGIHWGVEQAGGPRHVPELFIHLGLSWSGVKQWQVWQILSYALLHGSWFHLLINVLMLWLIGGRVIHILGQQAWVRVVVCGVAVGGFLHLLTSVVMLANGYQELRLVGISGACCALLITLTTLSPESKMWPVPVSGKTLGIGIIVAEGLLWLLTPALGIPGLSTMGETLEVWGGEALFLVSHACHFGGALTGWWLARKLLAPTPSLADLQQMRAKRERDIGIDGAG; encoded by the coding sequence ATGCCTCCACCGGAAATCCCCCAAGACACGCCGAAGCTGCCATGGCTGCCGCGTGTTCGGGTGCGCTTGCCTGGGCTGGACTTGGCGACTTGTTTGGTGGTTTTATTAGTCGGGATTCATTGGGGTGTCGAGCAGGCTGGAGGTCCGCGCCATGTGCCGGAATTGTTTATTCATTTGGGATTGTCGTGGTCGGGCGTCAAGCAATGGCAGGTCTGGCAAATTCTCAGCTATGCCTTACTCCATGGTAGCTGGTTTCACCTATTGATCAATGTGCTCATGCTCTGGCTGATTGGCGGTAGAGTGATTCATATTCTGGGACAGCAAGCTTGGGTCAGAGTGGTTGTCTGCGGCGTGGCTGTGGGCGGTTTTTTGCATTTGTTGACCTCCGTAGTGATGTTAGCCAATGGCTATCAGGAGCTTCGGCTGGTCGGGATCTCAGGTGCCTGTTGCGCCCTTTTAATCACCCTGACCACGCTGTCTCCGGAGTCGAAAATGTGGCCGGTTCCTGTCAGTGGCAAGACTCTGGGCATAGGAATCATTGTGGCGGAGGGGTTGCTGTGGCTGCTGACTCCAGCGCTCGGCATCCCTGGTTTGTCGACCATGGGTGAAACTTTGGAGGTGTGGGGTGGCGAGGCGTTGTTCCTCGTGAGTCATGCCTGTCACTTCGGCGGCGCTTTGACCGGATGGTGGCTGGCGCGGAAGTTGTTGGCCCCGACCCCTAGTCTGGCAGATTTACAACAGATGCGTGCCAAACGCGAGCGTGACATAGGCATCGATGGTGCGGGTTGA
- a CDS encoding redoxin domain-containing protein — MSIQVGDKAPDFTLVTKTADGPETVTLSELVGSSNLVLLFVPMAFTGVCTDEFCDITKGISVYEDLDAKVIGISGDNPFAQEAWAQKEGIGITLLSDYEHDVAKAYGVAYDAFLPEANLIMGGVAKRSAFVVDKSGVVKYAEVQDHPKDLPDFDAIQACLKSL, encoded by the coding sequence ATGAGCATTCAAGTAGGCGACAAAGCCCCCGATTTTACCCTCGTTACCAAAACTGCCGACGGACCGGAAACCGTCACGCTTTCCGAGCTTGTCGGCTCGTCCAACTTGGTTCTCCTCTTCGTGCCCATGGCATTCACCGGCGTCTGCACCGATGAGTTCTGCGACATCACCAAAGGGATCTCTGTTTACGAAGATCTGGATGCCAAAGTGATCGGTATCTCTGGTGACAACCCTTTTGCTCAGGAAGCATGGGCTCAGAAAGAAGGCATCGGCATCACGCTGCTCAGCGATTACGAGCACGACGTCGCCAAGGCTTACGGCGTGGCATACGACGCCTTCCTGCCGGAAGCGAATCTGATCATGGGTGGCGTGGCCAAGCGCTCTGCCTTCGTCGTCGATAAATCCGGCGTGGTGAAATACGCCGAGGTGCAAGATCACCCTAAAGATCTGCCTGACTTCGATGCCATTCAGGCATGTTTGAAGTCGCTCTAA
- a CDS encoding alpha/beta fold hydrolase → MIWALHGAVGRAADWHPFASAMRAQGEEVRRLDLWRFLDCCPMPLEKFGDTLAGEITRIDPSPTLVGYSMGGRLALHALLAKPDFWKSAVIISAHPGLSDESERAARRISDAEWSARALKGEWPEFLEQWSAQGVLEGVEMPERLSLKDRRASIARSFIDWSLGAQKDLTPRLQEIRTPVLWLSGERDRKFSELAAEAVPHLPQGHHEVVADCGHRVPWEKPTQFADLVRAFLETT, encoded by the coding sequence ATGATCTGGGCCCTGCACGGCGCCGTCGGCAGGGCGGCAGATTGGCATCCATTTGCCTCCGCCATGCGCGCGCAGGGTGAGGAGGTGCGCCGACTCGACCTCTGGCGCTTTCTCGACTGCTGCCCGATGCCGCTGGAAAAGTTCGGCGATACTCTGGCAGGGGAGATCACTCGCATCGATCCTTCACCGACCTTGGTCGGGTATTCCATGGGCGGTCGGCTCGCCCTGCATGCCTTGCTGGCAAAGCCTGACTTTTGGAAATCCGCGGTCATCATTTCCGCGCATCCGGGGCTCAGCGATGAGTCCGAGCGAGCGGCGCGCCGCATTAGTGACGCCGAGTGGTCGGCCCGCGCCCTCAAGGGTGAATGGCCTGAATTTCTTGAGCAATGGAGTGCGCAAGGGGTATTAGAAGGCGTGGAAATGCCGGAGCGGCTGAGCCTGAAAGATCGTCGGGCGTCCATTGCCCGCTCGTTCATCGATTGGTCGCTTGGTGCTCAGAAAGATCTCACTCCGCGATTGCAGGAAATTCGCACACCGGTTCTCTGGCTCAGCGGTGAACGTGACCGTAAGTTTAGCGAGCTTGCCGCCGAGGCGGTGCCACATTTACCGCAGGGGCATCATGAGGTTGTCGCCGACTGCGGTCACCGTGTGCCGTGGGAAAAACCGACGCAATTTGCCGACTTGGTCAGGGCATTTCTCGAAACAACTTGA
- the menB gene encoding 1,4-dihydroxy-2-naphthoyl-CoA synthase, which produces MWTSAHEFEDILYEKSEDGQIAKITINRPEVRNAFRPETTKELLISLDLAHEDPEVGVIILTGTGDKAFCSGGDQKVRGHAGYIGGDGVPRLNILDVQRKIRNLPKPVVAMVAGYAIGGGHVLHVVCDLSIAADNAIFGQTGPKVGSFDGGLGSSYLARIVGQKKAREIWYLCRQYGAQEALDMGLVNTVVPLADLEKETVQWCREMLQHSPIALRCLKSALNADCDGQMGLLDLAGNATMLYYMSEEGKEGKNAFVEKRQPDFSKFPRVP; this is translated from the coding sequence ATGTGGACATCAGCACACGAATTTGAAGACATTCTCTACGAGAAAAGCGAGGACGGTCAGATCGCCAAGATCACCATCAATCGGCCGGAGGTGCGGAATGCCTTCCGCCCCGAGACCACCAAGGAGCTGTTAATCTCATTGGATCTGGCTCACGAAGATCCAGAAGTGGGCGTGATCATTCTCACTGGAACGGGGGACAAAGCGTTCTGTTCCGGAGGAGATCAAAAAGTCCGCGGTCACGCCGGCTACATCGGAGGCGATGGGGTGCCACGCCTGAATATCCTCGATGTGCAGCGCAAGATCCGTAATTTGCCGAAACCTGTGGTCGCCATGGTCGCCGGATACGCCATCGGCGGTGGTCACGTTCTTCACGTTGTCTGTGATCTCAGCATCGCGGCGGATAATGCCATCTTCGGCCAGACAGGTCCCAAGGTGGGATCCTTCGACGGAGGGCTCGGTTCCAGCTACCTTGCTCGTATCGTCGGGCAGAAAAAGGCCCGCGAAATCTGGTATCTCTGCCGCCAATACGGTGCTCAGGAAGCTCTGGATATGGGCTTGGTTAACACCGTGGTGCCACTTGCCGATTTGGAAAAAGAAACCGTGCAATGGTGCCGTGAAATGCTCCAGCACTCACCGATCGCCCTGCGCTGCCTGAAGTCCGCGCTCAATGCCGATTGCGACGGTCAGATGGGCCTGTTAGACCTCGCTGGCAACGCCACCATGCTCTACTACATGAGTGAGGAGGGCAAGGAAGGTAAGAATGCTTTCGTGGAAAAACGTCAGCCTGACTTCTCCAAGTTCCCTCGTGTGCCGTAG
- a CDS encoding Maf family protein, producing the protein MAQIILASGSPRRREMLAEAGLDFDVIPSPAEEIHDVDMPLHLLCEENARLKAVEVAKDHPEAAVIGADTLVYIDQTPLGKPKSEQEARETLAKLSGRAHQVCTGVCIAQGETTNSFHCITEVVFKTLTPELIQDYMTKVNVMDKAGSYAVQEHGEMIIDEVRGDYDNVVGLPITQLLEKLAEA; encoded by the coding sequence ATGGCTCAAATTATTCTAGCATCCGGCTCGCCACGGCGGCGTGAAATGCTCGCCGAGGCGGGGCTCGATTTTGACGTCATCCCATCGCCCGCCGAGGAGATTCATGATGTTGACATGCCGCTGCACTTGCTCTGCGAAGAGAATGCGCGGCTCAAGGCTGTGGAGGTGGCGAAGGATCACCCTGAGGCCGCAGTGATCGGCGCCGATACGTTGGTTTACATCGATCAAACCCCGCTCGGTAAACCCAAGTCGGAACAAGAAGCCCGCGAAACGCTCGCCAAGCTTTCCGGTCGCGCTCATCAAGTGTGCACCGGCGTGTGCATCGCCCAAGGTGAAACCACCAACAGCTTCCACTGCATCACCGAGGTGGTTTTCAAAACTCTAACACCCGAGCTGATCCAAGACTACATGACCAAGGTCAACGTCATGGACAAAGCCGGATCCTACGCCGTGCAGGAACACGGAGAGATGATCATCGACGAGGTGAGGGGTGACTACGATAACGTGGTAGGTTTACCGATCACGCAGCTGCTGGAAAAGCTCGCTGAAGCATAG
- a CDS encoding TlyA family RNA methyltransferase: MPAKERADALLVSRALCDSREQAKRLILAGEVMVGTTVVAKPSTKIDSDAEITVKQRPKFVGRGGLKMEGALDAFKIDPTGLTCLDVGASTGGFTDCLLQRGAVRVHAVDVGTNQLVWKLRNDPRVVVKEKFNARHMTPDDIGEPIDLAVTDVSFISLTKILPPMFETLKEGGQIVCLIKPQFELQRDDISKGGIVRDPELHQRAVDKIHDFVTQELGHTWIECIDSPIKGTDGNREFLAWLRLSEES, encoded by the coding sequence ATGCCAGCCAAGGAACGAGCCGATGCGTTGTTAGTCTCCCGCGCACTTTGTGATTCACGGGAACAGGCGAAACGTCTGATCCTCGCAGGCGAAGTCATGGTCGGCACCACGGTGGTAGCCAAGCCAAGCACCAAGATCGATTCCGACGCCGAGATCACGGTGAAGCAGCGACCTAAATTCGTCGGTCGCGGCGGGCTGAAAATGGAGGGCGCGCTGGATGCTTTCAAGATCGACCCCACAGGCCTCACTTGCCTCGACGTCGGAGCGTCCACCGGCGGCTTTACCGACTGCCTTTTACAGCGTGGTGCAGTGCGAGTTCACGCCGTCGATGTCGGCACCAACCAACTGGTCTGGAAACTCCGCAACGACCCCCGCGTGGTGGTGAAGGAGAAATTCAACGCCCGCCACATGACACCGGACGACATTGGCGAACCCATCGATCTCGCCGTCACCGACGTGTCCTTCATTTCCCTAACAAAAATTCTCCCGCCGATGTTTGAGACCTTGAAAGAGGGCGGTCAGATCGTCTGCCTGATCAAACCGCAGTTCGAACTGCAGCGCGATGATATCAGCAAGGGAGGTATCGTGAGAGACCCGGAACTGCACCAGCGAGCAGTGGATAAGATTCACGACTTTGTCACTCAAGAGCTCGGGCACACGTGGATTGAGTGCATTGATTCTCCGATCAAGGGGACAGATGGGAATCGGGAGTTTTTGGCCTGGTTGCGTTTGAGTGAGGAATCATAG
- a CDS encoding glycosyl hydrolase: MPTQISKSDDLQGATPTNQWWSSLVWENYSQNLFPHPLGMVCHSGGLAVSYPGAGIDGRSGNIMGSGVSTTGDFVIGHSEVSSFPSSKLGGYSAWFVTADFTQDSAQLQTSFGHGSPYVFGKIKGGNPQLTFSDKPVVWQGKEGDSVLGVTVRGSHYALFGSKGSKWTGLDGSKWTNEKSKGYFSIALLPDKETKTFSLFKKHAHNHVTHTSVVYKPLNGTLKTAYQIETKAMEGSGAGTIFALYPHQWKYSEAALTGQEYRSVRGAMKIATGAGFSTAVPIQGLLPMLPAEGIADRARMLDYLKKEAANQTTEYKDTYWEGKHLGKLATLSGIAEMLGEKKLQEVFVDEIRTRLENWFTASQGEQTPLFYYNKTWGTLIGNKPSYGSADQLNDHHFHYGYFIRAAGEVARLDPAWAKKWGPMVNLVIRDIASIKKDDPMFPRLRCFDLYAGHSWASGHAKFADGNNQESSSESMNAWYGLMLWGEATGDTALRDTGIFLYNTERTAVEEYWFDVSGTNFPKDFPNVALGMIWGGKGAFATWFSGDIDCIHGINWLPFTPASIYMGRFPDYVKKNHDRIVEKREKGNDYNNGWGDLVVMFNALNDPQMAAKYIDENPSCSLEGGNTHAFMYHWIHTLDRLGRNDSGIISTHPFTNIYLKGGKKTYAAYNFQNKPLVVRFSDGFKMTAKPGTLTVVPSGK, from the coding sequence TTGCCAACACAGATATCAAAATCCGATGATCTTCAAGGAGCCACACCCACGAATCAGTGGTGGAGCTCCCTCGTCTGGGAGAATTACTCGCAGAATCTTTTCCCTCATCCGCTGGGCATGGTCTGCCACTCCGGCGGTCTCGCCGTCTCGTATCCGGGAGCTGGCATCGATGGCCGTTCAGGGAACATTATGGGCAGTGGCGTGTCCACCACGGGCGACTTCGTCATCGGTCACAGCGAGGTGAGTTCCTTTCCTTCGAGCAAACTTGGCGGCTACTCCGCTTGGTTTGTTACTGCTGATTTCACTCAAGACTCTGCTCAATTGCAAACAAGCTTCGGTCATGGCAGCCCCTACGTTTTCGGAAAGATCAAGGGGGGTAACCCTCAGCTGACGTTCTCTGACAAGCCGGTGGTCTGGCAGGGGAAGGAGGGCGACTCCGTGCTGGGCGTGACTGTGCGAGGTAGTCACTATGCATTATTCGGTTCCAAAGGCTCGAAGTGGACCGGTCTGGATGGCTCGAAATGGACCAATGAGAAATCGAAGGGCTATTTTTCCATCGCACTTTTACCGGACAAAGAAACCAAAACTTTCAGCCTTTTCAAAAAACACGCTCACAACCACGTCACCCATACTTCGGTGGTCTACAAGCCCCTCAATGGCACGCTCAAGACGGCCTATCAGATCGAGACCAAGGCGATGGAAGGATCCGGGGCTGGGACGATTTTTGCACTTTACCCCCATCAGTGGAAATACAGCGAAGCCGCGCTGACCGGGCAGGAATATCGCTCGGTGCGCGGGGCGATGAAAATTGCAACAGGCGCTGGTTTTAGCACCGCGGTGCCGATTCAGGGATTGCTGCCGATGTTGCCTGCAGAAGGCATTGCCGACCGTGCTCGGATGTTGGATTACCTCAAAAAAGAAGCTGCGAACCAAACGACGGAATACAAGGACACCTACTGGGAAGGGAAGCACCTTGGCAAATTGGCCACCCTCAGCGGCATTGCAGAAATGCTCGGTGAGAAGAAGCTGCAGGAGGTATTCGTCGATGAAATCCGCACTCGTCTGGAAAACTGGTTCACCGCCAGTCAGGGTGAGCAGACACCTCTTTTCTACTACAACAAAACTTGGGGCACCTTGATTGGCAACAAACCATCTTATGGCAGTGCTGATCAGCTCAATGATCACCACTTCCACTACGGGTATTTTATCCGGGCAGCAGGGGAGGTGGCTCGTCTCGACCCAGCTTGGGCGAAAAAATGGGGGCCGATGGTGAACTTGGTCATCCGTGACATTGCCTCCATCAAAAAGGACGATCCCATGTTTCCGCGTCTCCGTTGTTTCGATCTCTACGCCGGTCACTCATGGGCGTCAGGGCATGCGAAGTTTGCCGATGGCAACAATCAGGAGTCGTCGTCCGAATCGATGAATGCCTGGTATGGGCTGATGCTCTGGGGAGAGGCGACCGGTGACACCGCACTGCGCGACACCGGCATCTTCCTCTACAACACCGAACGGACGGCGGTGGAGGAGTATTGGTTCGATGTCTCGGGGACCAATTTCCCCAAGGACTTTCCCAACGTGGCACTCGGCATGATCTGGGGTGGCAAGGGCGCCTTTGCGACATGGTTTTCCGGCGACATCGATTGCATCCACGGAATCAACTGGCTGCCATTCACCCCGGCCTCGATCTACATGGGGCGCTTTCCTGACTATGTGAAAAAGAACCACGATCGCATTGTGGAGAAACGTGAAAAAGGAAACGACTACAACAACGGCTGGGGCGACCTGGTGGTAATGTTTAATGCGTTGAACGATCCCCAGATGGCGGCGAAATACATCGATGAAAACCCCAGCTGCAGTCTGGAAGGAGGGAATACTCATGCCTTCATGTATCACTGGATTCACACCTTGGACCGGCTTGGTCGCAACGACTCGGGCATCATCTCCACACATCCCTTCACCAATATTTACCTCAAGGGCGGGAAGAAAACCTACGCGGCCTATAATTTCCAAAACAAGCCCTTGGTGGTGCGGTTTTCCGATGGTTTTAAAATGACGGCCAAGCCGGGCACTCTCACCGTGGTGCCATCAGGGAAGTAG
- a CDS encoding PEP-CTERM sorting domain-containing protein, with the protein MKTRKILTTLLPSLLMSGHAMAAGIAVNVDVPDGRGDGDAGIPTINDFISQNPSSGLSASDTFYNSTGGGNASNFGSNFGGGVVIGGFTVTTSHIDGLPNTGTNSGFNAGDTSHNDLNPITEGYAFAAAGTIVTFDGLLVNSSVGDTITLSIWGIGDNISQEGQFTVTYGGNLAAEGNVQSTLYNGATITDRGDATGSIPFVNFTFVADGVTDDISFQIDNGPGTGNATLNGFSLTVVPEPSSAALLGLGFMSLTLRRRR; encoded by the coding sequence ATGAAAACCCGCAAGATACTTACAACGCTACTTCCCTCGCTCTTGATGAGTGGCCACGCCATGGCGGCTGGCATTGCCGTGAATGTTGACGTGCCGGATGGACGCGGAGACGGTGATGCCGGTATCCCCACCATCAATGATTTCATCTCTCAAAACCCTTCTTCGGGACTCTCTGCATCCGATACGTTTTACAATAGCACGGGGGGAGGGAACGCTTCTAACTTTGGTAGCAATTTCGGCGGTGGCGTCGTGATTGGAGGCTTCACCGTAACTACAAGTCACATCGACGGCCTGCCTAACACGGGCACAAATTCTGGTTTCAATGCAGGAGATACTTCTCACAATGACCTGAATCCCATTACCGAAGGTTACGCGTTTGCTGCAGCGGGCACCATTGTTACCTTTGATGGCCTCTTGGTGAATTCTTCCGTAGGCGATACCATTACCCTCTCTATCTGGGGGATTGGTGACAACATCAGTCAAGAGGGGCAATTTACCGTGACTTACGGTGGGAACCTAGCCGCTGAGGGCAATGTGCAATCGACGCTCTACAATGGTGCTACAATCACTGATCGTGGCGATGCGACGGGCTCCATTCCCTTTGTCAATTTCACCTTCGTGGCAGATGGGGTGACAGATGATATTTCTTTTCAAATAGATAACGGGCCGGGAACAGGTAATGCCACACTCAACGGGTTCTCACTCACTGTGGTGCCTGAGCCGTCATCTGCCGCACTTCTCGGTCTCGGGTTCATGAGCCTGACGCTGCGCAGACGCCGCTAG